DNA from Magnolia sinica isolate HGM2019 chromosome 19, MsV1, whole genome shotgun sequence:
AATGATGTAATTTCTTTGGTcgcttgttgaaataggaccatgggtttttttttttctttttctttttcttttttcatttttcatttttttttttttttttgcaattttaacTGTCtgataaatatccaccaatcctatagtcagataatcaagtttgatttttggttcatgatacatctaaactgggaaacCACAATTTCGATAGTTTAATTTGCTTTACTTGCAtcccacgtatgcaatttctaagtacctgcatattatccatcacactccaccagagtatcaGTCTCTCTCAACATGCCTTCTTACAACTGCACCCTAATGTTTGTTCTTTCAAATTGCCTTTCAGGGTGCCAAGGATCTTTATAGGAGAGAAAACAGCCTGCGTCATGAGAGCGGTGCGAAGAATGATGCTACATCATCTTCAGCAGCATCATGACCTGTATCTGTCTTATATCTGAAAGAAATTGTAATTGGGTTTAGGCATCTCACCCAGTATACGATGCATGTGTTAAAACTTCTTAGAACTTtcagttttctttctttctttcttttgaactATTCTTTTGAACTATGTATTTGAATGTAGGTTGTGATTTTCATTGCCAGCTAATGTAGTATTGTTGTTTGGATCGTTGATTGAGGTGGGCCCATTTGTGTTTAACTGTGTTCTAGTTGAATGATTTGAAAGATGATTTTTCATAACATGAAGTTATCCTGTTGTTTTGCTTCGGAAAATGATTCTATTCTTTTCTTGTTACCATACTCTTCTTTTCAGAGCGACTTTGTATCCTAGTTCTAAAACTCGCCGAGTCGACTCAAAAGTTGCCCGAGATTTGATTCGGTTCCCTATTTTGTACATATAAGAGGTACCTCttgctgatccagaccgttcatcatgtggggcccaccaccgaaTCTCCGTTGGTCAACCCTAGCTATTTGGCTGTTGGCCTTGCAAACGGACGGTTAAGGTGCTATCGGAATTATCTAGGTTAGTTACTAGTCCTTGAATGTCCGTACAGTCAGTACACTTTGTGCAGTATCAAGCCTCTCACCtattgggccctaccatggatgggaCGCATCACAACGGTCAGGTGAGGTTGGCCGTGCATTTGAATAATCCTGAGGACGATTACAAATGGCGACTggtaaatgatccaaaccgtcaagGGGCAATGGGCAAACAACCTCTAATTAATGGCTAGGATCATATGACTGATTCGGTACAGTCAGCGAATAAGATGACTgggatgttttaatggttgagattttatttatttatttttaatttttatcagCAAGCTATGGTGGCCCCGTCAGATGAGACATAGATCTATTTTGGGTGAGATCCTGACTGCTTACTATGTGGGCCCTAACACGGTAcattatctagaccatccaatggTATACGATCTAAAGCAGCTAACGGTGGATCAAAATCTTCCAAACACCATTGGATGACATTTGCTTGTTTACGGAAACCATGATTCAATGTTTAGCAATGGACActatcatccaaattccaaaccaTGCTAGAGTCAGGTCCATCTCAAGTGGactgagcggattaggtgcagccccggctgtagcgcccaccttgatgtatgtattgtatatccacaccgtccatccgttttgctagctTATTATAGGGCATTAgcccgaaaatgaagcagatcaaaatctcaggtgaaccactccataggaaacagtggtgattgaatgctcaccattaaaaccccaccttttatccagcgtaaacggattggctactccccctaccaccagccaatggctggtggtcggtgctctgtgggccccaccatgatgtatgtgtttcatccatgtcgtccatctatatcgaaatctcaagtggaccacattataggaaacagtgttgaatgaagttgaccattaaaaacattttgggcgCATAAAAGTTTTTGGTcacgctgatatttattttttcccttcatctgggtccttatgacctaatcaacagattagatgtcaaataaacagtacagtgggccttagaaggattttaacggtggatatccaatcattattatattattatttttcccgtggtgtgatccacttgagaattaTATCCCCGTCAGtttttgtataaagccctaaaatgatacgtaaaaatggatgaaacacatacttcatggtgggcccacggagtaccgaccagcagccacggggctggtgtcagggggagaagccaatccgtctccttatccagcgtcttttatgaaggatccaaaacttacctttccaacttagaccttgcacgttcggacagagcatttgagaacgaaaatacccctgctttaaATTTTTCGTGTCTTtagacctatagctacgaattataaccgtagctttaAGTAGGgcacaggggtattttcgtcctcgaaTGTTCTGTCCGTACGTGAAAGGTCTAAATTAGCaaggtaagttttggattcaTCATAAAAGATGCTGGATAAAACGTGGGATTAACGGTGGTAATTTTCTCCCTCCTTAATGCCCtcttccatacaacctgttgataaagcaTAGAGCAGGGGAGTATCGATCACGCtcatccagagtatcaaatactgTGGAGCTCACTGATTTATGTctcctatccacaccgtccatcaagatctttttaaggtatgagcccaaaaatgaagcatatccaaagatcaagtggaccacaccataggaaacagcagtaattgaacacctaccgatggatccttactcttgctccggtggtagattcTCATGAGtctcaacacccgatcaagggttcgagtatccataggtggtgaaatcccactacggcgtgactGTGTTGGGTGtgtagaaaacggatggacggcttggataagacacatacatccacagtgggccccacacagtttacACAGTACCAATACGCTTCCGCGTAAAGAGGGTTTATTGCTGCTGTCGTAGGGTTTTCGGTGGGTTtcgacggagagagagagaggaccgtcCCAAAGGGATTCCAGCGACAGAGAAAGAAGCGCCGAGAGAGATCGAAGACCTTATTGGCTGGAGAAGGGATTCTGGCTACACAGAGAGAGAAGGGATTccggctagagagagagagagagagagagagagagagagagagacgtcggaGCAGGTACGTGGAGCTACGCTGGCAGATTTATTTCGAGCTCGAAACTCTCCCATGTCAATCCAGACCGTACACACTCTAGTCCCCCTTTTAGATGGGCATAAcccgaaaatcacattgattggacGACTCAAATAGTCCTAACTACTGGGCATCGAATGACcgatcaaaagaaaaagaaaatcagcgCTCCGAATTCAATGGAGAAATTAGTTGGTTTCGGCCTCTGATCGTCCACAATATCATTTTTCTTCCAAGCAGTAtctgatcatccaatcagtgtgagtTTTGGCCTCTGCTCATCCATAAAAGGACCTTGAATCTGAAATTTTGGGTGGTTCTGATTGATGTAAATGATTGTCATTTTTAATGTAGATGAGTTGCCAGTGTTTAATAGATTATGGCGAATCCGCATATTAGTGTAGTCATGGTAATTTTCTGGTTGAGGAATGCTAGTATGAATGTGTGATACACACATCCAATCCAAACATATCCACACCAATTAATGTTTTCCATATGGACGCTTAACATTCGATGTTGTATACTCTCTCTTGGATAGGATAATTGTGTAAAATATGATAGCGGCCGTGTGTTGGGTCCCAAAAGGTGCTTCAAAGGTTGTACCAGTTGTTGCGGAGCCACCCTCAAAAGAGGAGATTGAAGAGATCTTGAAGAGAGGGGTTCTAGAAAGAAGGTAAAATGCTTATGTTATACTCACTTACATGGTCATTGCTGTTACATTATGTAGTCTAGCCATTGACACTTAGAGATGTTAATTTTTATTTGCAAGTGATGAGCTTGAGTACCCAAATGCAATTAAAAAAGTTTATCCAATGCATCATCCATGCATCAGTTAGGGGTCGtgtggatgcctgtaagttttgtAAGTGGGAAATGATTTCcaagtaagtcacttacaggtagtgtttgggggaggaaattaACCTTAAGTCACTGCTGGTTATGCGTTTAAGGAAATATTGTATGCCTGAAGTGTGtagggaatgatcacatgcattCAAATGTTTgagctgtgtagggcccaccttgatgcatgagttCCATCAAGCTGTCTATTAGAACCCACTCCCACCCACATTGCATTTACTTGAAGTGTCTGTATATTCTTGTTGGATTATATAATCTTCGTGCTCTGTCTTGTTCTAAAAGTTGTATGCTCATGCAGCGGACACAGCAAGGATGAACAAGATGAGGAAATGGATGTTGATGCTGCTGTGCAGACCAATGCAATCGGTCAGGCATTAGCTGCAGCAGATGCTCTTGGCAAAAATTCCGGAAACAATTTTCAGGACATAACTGATGGCTTGAGGGAACTTGATATGGATAATTATGATGAAGAGGATGCAGGTACTTCCTATGATTTATCTACATGTGTTTGCCAACTACTTATCATGTCATTATAAAATTTcattaggttgtgtttggattgAGGAAAACTAAATGTGGATATGGAAAAGTGACCTGGAATCCTCAGGGAATGGACAACCATGGATTTAGGTCTTCTGTTCTTTGTTTTGGTTTCCAGTTTTACATGGATATGATCACCTCGAACAGTTGCCTCGTATCGTTTCTCTGCCTCAATAATTGATTTAATGCCTTATTCCGGTGAAATAAATGATGAcattttttttgggaaaattTGGGAAATAGAAATAAGTTTCTAGAGCTCTACTTCTTTCTCAAACAGAGGAAAAGTGAGTTTTCCGCCGAAGCTGATTTCATTTCCAAGGTTTTCCAAGTTTCCAAACACCACCTTAGGTTCATTGATCCTTGCATGGAAGTTGAGGCACACTGTCTAATTTCTCCTtttatttcagaaaaaaaaagaaggtaaaaaAGTTGTGTGGATATTTTACCAACAATGTATTTCTTTTGGACAACATCAGGCATTGAGCTATTTAGTTCTGGACTTGGTGACACTTTCTATCCCAGCAATGACATGGATCCATATCTGAAGGATAAGGATGTAAGTCTTGTGCTCTTTTTACATGAGCATCCATTGCATCTTCGGCTTCCAATGCATGAACTATGCCATGGTTCTTCTGGCAGGATGATGATGAAGAGGAAATTGAAGACATGACCATAAAACCGTCGGATGCAGTTATAGTCTGTGCACGTAATGAGGATGATGTCAGTCATCTCGAGGCATGTGATAGTGACTTGATCAGCACTTGCTTCTCCTTTTTGTTCTCGCTTTCATCCTTGCATATTATTGAGTTTGTGATCTCTTTCCCTTCTGTTTATCATTGTACTTGCACATGGGGATGCTGGGTGCCCAATTGCATTTTCATTTGATAGTAGACATCTCATCAATCCCTTGTTGATTTAATTGTGACAAGGAAGGAAAAACTCTTACAGTTTCTTTATTTTGTTTGGCAGGTTTGGATACTTGAAGAATCAGAAGATGGTGATTCAAACATGTATGTTCATCATGATATAATACTTCCAGCCTTTCCCCTTTGCACATCATGGCTTGATTGTAACCTCAAAAGTGGAGATAAAGGTGAGTTCCATATACCCctgtttgaatatatatatatatatatatatatatatattccttttcaAATTTTATTGAGGGAGACTGCTTGGGTTATGCTGGGATTTTAGTTGGGAACTTTGAAGGTTGGcttttgccttctttttttttttttaaaaaaaggtgctgcatctgttttttttttgaaagataacaggAACTTTCATTAAAAGGTGCTGAGATAGCAGTAGCGCAAAGAGGAAACAAGAAAaagtgaaaggaaaaaaaagaaaaagaaaagctaaATTACAACATCCAACCCTTAGCTGTAACCCACTCCATAGCAATGTCCCAAACATGAGAAGCGACCCAATCCACACTACGGCTGACATTATTGAAGCATCTACCATTCCTCTCAACCCAAATAGCCAATAAAGCAGCAAGGAGACAAAGTTTCCAAATCGCACGAGAATTCTTGCGAAAGGCCACCCCGTGCCAATATAAGAACAAATCCCCAATGTCAAAAGGCATACACCACACCAAACCGAACCTAGCGAGAAGAGAAATCCACACACGACTCACAAAGGAACAATGATGGTTGATCGTCTCTTTACGAGCCATACAAAGGAGATGTTCGGGACAATCATGGACCATTTTTGGAGTTTGTCGATTGTGAGGATTTGTTTTCTACCCGAAAGCCCCGATCTTAGGAGGGCCTCTATAATGCCAAAGAAAAGAGGTGCTCAATTCTCTCCCCTTCATTATGAAGCATAAAGTAGAAAGATTTCATCGTGAAGCGACCAAACTTATCTCTAGTCCAAACTAGGCTATCGACCTCACCAGCCTTCGGAATGTTGGGTTGGAACAAATCCAAAAGGGCAACATACTCTTCCACCTCCTCGTCCCACAAGGACTTGCTACAGGGTGACCAAACAATCGCCTCACCACGGATCTCATAACATTTATCAATCATGATACTTCTATTTGGGGCAAGAGTAGCTATGGCCAAGAAGCGGGTGGAGAGAGGCATATTGCCTCTCCACATATCTTTCTAGAAATGATTATTTCACCCCTTTTCCAAGATAAAAGGCAACGCCATCGAAGAATTTGTGCTTAATGCTAACGATACCTTTCCATACCGAAGAGGATTTGTAGAGGGAGGATTCCTTCGTCCACTAGCCTCCTACCAAGCAACCATATTTACCTGCAATAGCCTTTCTCCAAAGAGCTCCCGATTCAGTCCTAAATCTCCACCACCATTTGCCTAAGAGGGCCTCGTTCATTAAGGCCAAAGAGTGAATATTAGCGTCGCCTTCATCATATGGCTTACACACCACCCTAGTCCAACAAGTGAAACATTTTCTTCTCGACTGAGTCACCCCAAAGGAAATCACGTCTTCGCTTGCCGAGGTGGGAGAGAACCGCCTTTGGGCATTTGAAAGTGACAAGAAATAAATAGAGAGATTGGATAGAACAACTTTAATAAGGGTAATCTGCTTGCCAAGAGACAATTACCTTCCTCTCCAAGCCGATAATTTCTCATCTCTATCCTTTCTACCACTTTGTCTCAAAGATGCTTAGCCGGTTTTCCAATGCAGAGGGGGAGCCCCGAATAAGAGGGGAAGGATTCTGCCTTGCAGCCGAAAAGGTTCGCAAAGTGACCAATTGCTTCACTATTCAAATGAATaccatgcatctcacatttagcCAAATTAACATTTTGCCCCAAGACCGCTTCAAAACAATGGAGAATCATGCTCAAATTATCAACCTTTACCTCGTCCGCCTCACAAAAGAGAATTGCATCATCTGCAAACTGAATATGGGAGATTGGGGGAAGCGCCTGACTCACTTGGAAACCTTTGAACAAGCCCACCTGTTGCCCCTTGGAAAGCATCTGTTAGGAACTTGTTTATTTGGTTATACTTCTTTTGAAATCAATAACGTTAATTAAGGCCATTAAAAAAAGCATAATATGATCATATTTGAGGACCATTGCATTCATCTATCTACGGCTTGGACATGAACACGGGTTATTGTTAGACATGGGGGGCTTGGAAAACCCGAAAAACTGACATATCTATAGAAATATATAATGATGTTCAAAAATGTTTTGTTATATGAAATTTGTCCATGGATATTCACGAAAAAGGAGTTCATAAAAGCATGAGATGTAGAAAACTATATGCACATAAGTGGAGATGCATGCCTATGAAACTTGAGTGAACATTTCACAGGACAACTATTCGAGTGGCTATGCTACATAGGGTAGATTGTTGGACAATTAGAAAGTAATGTGAGCATAGATGAGTCTTGCAAAGATGAGgttgttgagatggatgtgtgggaagataggaaggatagaattaaaagTGGGGGTCATCCAAAGCAAACTAAGGATAGTCCCAATAGGGGATTAAAATGATGGAGAGCATAAATGATTTGGTCACGTACAATGAAGACTAGAATGGCTTCGCCGACGAGGGGAACATTGATTAAGGTAGAATGACCTAAAAGAGGATGTGAGGAAGACCTAAAATGAATTGGATTGAGATGGTGAGACGGTGAAAGCCTGTTCACTTATTGAGGATAGGACCTTAGATAAGGTTGATTGGTGAAACAAGATTGTAAAGCTGACCACAGATAGCTGGGTCATGgttttgatgatggtgatgatgaacaGCTAGAAATACATTAGAACACACACGCATCCCATGTTTGCAAAAGTTCACATGCAACCCCTCCTTTCCCATTAGCATATCATATCATGTATTGGACATCTGATCCATTCAAAAGGTAGGGCACACCATGAAgaccaccttgtgcaaaaatgAGGTGGTCAATCCTAGGTGGGCCgctgttgaaatcaatggacagcctAGGATTTGACTCAATTtacatgtgtgtcccacctaacGAGTGGATTGCTTGACCTTCTTGTGAGGTGATattcatggtgtggcccgccttttGTATTGTTCAGATGTCCAACACATGAGACATTAGTAGTAAAGATGAAGTTGCCTATGaaaatcacctctctctctctctctctctctctggttttgATACGTCTCTTTGATTACTGTTTTGTCAAAGATCATTATTATTGCTGGCAATTTctcctttctttgttttttgtaTTTCTAATGTTTTAGTTGTTTTTTAAtgtttcatctctctctctctctctccctctctcgctcTCTTTTGCCTCCTTTTGGCTATGGTTTGACTCTTCCTGATGATGGCAGGAAACTTTATAGCTGTAGGCTCGATGGAACTTGCTATTGAAATTTGGGACCTCAACCTTGTATGTGACTTCATATTTCTTATTGGTTGACATAGCTCATCCTTGagcagaggtgtacacgagtcgagccgagccgagcttttcCCAGCTCAGGCTCGACTCGGACTGCTCAAGTCTTAGCTTGTGCTCGGCTCAGtcggccttcgagctcggaacagcagctcgtgctcggctcggccgagttcgagccgagttgttgagtcgagttcgagtcttcAAGCCTATTTCGAGTTCGAGTTTTCGGCTTATCAGACTGGTTTGTTGCAGCAGTGGCAGGGGCAACTGGACTGGCAAGCTGCAGTGGCAGGGGCGGCCGTGGGGCAGTGCGGGTAAGGGAGGAGGGGGGAGAGAGACGAGTAGAGAGGGATGTGCGAGTaagggaggagggagagagtaggGAGATCGGGCGCCGGTGCGGCCGTGCAGGTAagggaggatgagagagagaggtcagcTTCGCCGgactgagagagagggaggaagagagggttCGTGCGGGCGCCGGGCGGGATGTTTTTTGAAAACGGGTagtgtaaggtttttttttttttttttgaagggtatatataccccgtaccgagtcgagccaagttcgagcagtattcaagtcgagtcaagctgggggcaagatcgaacttggcttgaactggtttcaagctccaaaaattagctcgactcggttcgaactcagcttcgatctgagtcgagtcgagctttttcgagtcgagtcaagcaagctaccgagctaactctgctcatgtacaactctatccTTGAGAAAATATGACTTCTTTCTATGCTTTGACATCCTTTTTACCTTAGCATTTTGTATGTTGAGTCCTTCATAGCTTGTCTACATTTTCTTTTTCAGATTGATGAAGTTCAACCATTTATGGTCTTAGGGGGCATTTCCAAGAAGAAAAAAAGCAAGAAGGTCTGTAATTATTTTCTTCCTTTACTGTCAATTGcaaattttcttttttgattGTTTCCGGCGAAGTTTcaaaattgtaaattttcttttttgattGTTTCCTGCATACATTTGATAGTTTTAAGCTTAAGATCTGACAATAACATTTTCTTGTTCGTTTGTGGAAACTTCATCATCTAGTTTATTTTGTATCTTGCCTTTTCTATCACTAGCATGCATATCTCTCTAGTtccaagaaagaaataaatgaatatgCTTCCTGGATTCTTATTCTTAAATAATATAGGGAATTGCTTCCTCATGCACTTCAATCTGAAGTCCTGATTCTTCAACAGGGGAATTTATGACTTCCCCAACATCCTTGAATTGATGTAGATACCCTCAACTCACCTTGTCAAATGGCCAAGTCAACTAGATGGAGTGGATGGTATCATGTTTTCATAAGCTATTTCCGTCAATTCAAAAGAACAATAAGCAGGGTGTTTTCAGTAATTTTCCCATAAACTCTACAGCTGTTTTAGTTGTCCTTACAGCAATGTTTTGAGTGCTTATTAGATACTAGATATAGATGCCTTCACATTTTCTAACATGTGATCTTACTAAATGTGGGAATTTGATTACTGTAGACATTGGTCAAATACAAAAAGGACAGCCACCAAGATTCTGTACTCGGTCTTGCCTGGAACAAGGAGATCAGGTGAGTGCACAATGCTAGGATGATACGATGTATTCTAGTtccccatcagatcaacagtctagattatTGGAGCATGGTGCCCATAACAGTCTACACTTTAGATTCTGTACTTTGTGATCCCTGTCCTTATGTCTTCAGTTCCTATGACTGGGccccatggtttggtaatccagactgTTAGATCTGATGGGCCCCTCTGTGAATGGCTCGTTTCCCAAAAATCTCCCTGATGGGATGGTCCTAGcccttaagggggtgtttggcgcatggtattgggaaggattaggtgggatggtattaaaaaaacgtaattattacatgtggcagggattgtcccctcttaccatgggataagcttaatttcatgctatgttggtaatacggtggtacattgaatgaatatacccaccatcatttgaaactactgagaataacacgtgttatatccaaaccattcatctgttttgtaacctcattttatggcatgggcctaaaaatgaggcagatccaaaacttacgtggccccaaagaagttttcaatggttggtattcaatccccgctgctttctatggtgggttccacttgagctttagatctacctgattttttggcccatgctctcaaaagatcttgaaaaatgggtggacggtgtggatatagcccacacatcatggtgggacctacacaacttgctaacattgagtggaattggcacgagacccaatgcaattccatctaatctaattccaagcttttccattcttcccaaacattgagtggaattggcataggaccaaatgcaattccatcccacctaatcccatctaataccatgtgccAAATGCCCCCTAAGCGTCTGGCCTGCAAACAGACAGTTAAGTCAATCAAGGCCCACATTTGTCAGGAAAAAAAGCCaaagatggatggctaggatcttctaatttgGGTGATAATTGGAGCATTTTCCATCTATAAGGTGGCCCATCAAATGAAAGATCTGGACTggcaaaccatgggccccagttATATGAACTCAAGACCTGAGGATACAGTTAATATTTGGGTCAAGTGTAATGTTATTCCCCTCATTCTTATGATGATTTAATTGTTGCTGCTGCTTCATAAATTCAGGAATGTCCTAGCCAGTGCAAGTGCAGACAAGTCTGTCAAGGTTTGGGATGTGGTTACAGGGAAATGCCCTCTCACAATGGAACATCATATAGACAAGGCAATTTTCTCTTAATCAACAGCATCCATAGTTTATTTTgagaactgtttttttttttttttggaatgcaaatgcaatgcatcaGTGCTATTTCTTATTGTTTAAAAGGCTGAGATTATGTTATCATTCTTCTTCCCTTAAACTAATCTGGTTCTTGTGTTTGACTCAATCTTATTGAACAAGTTATATCTTAGGTATCCCATTTATCAAGCTCCTTGATCGGATGACGGAAACACATCAGTTTTCTCTAACTAGACGCCTTTTCTCTCTAATTTATATACTCACTGTACCTGCTGCAAACCCAAATCTGATTGCTTGGAAGGAGTTTTGACTTTCATGGTGGTTGATTTGTATTCGGAAGTCATTATTTCTCTTTATGTAAAGCGTAGTTACATGAACCTCGACCAGAGATATGCATATGCAGGatatatttgggttttcagtttgttcaGTTGGGGTCATGTTTAAGTGATCCAGACGATTGATCTCTTGGATAGATGATATCTGAAAGCCTCCTTGATAGAACAATCACAGGCTGACTTCTTGTGGCCAGCACATTGATGGTCAAGAGGAGCTGTAAAACAATGGTGCACATGGAACTGAAACACCCAATATCAGTGGGATCATCCAATCTGGGAATTCAACTgtccagtggtctggattacCGGACCATGGGTCCCGCTTGTGCAAACTGAAAACCTGATTATACCAGTTGAGGATCATATAGTTCCTCTTAGCAAATATTTTTGTATATATGATCTTTTAAATAGTGGTTTCTGTAtattaaatgaaaaagaaaagaaaagaaactagtGTAATCCCTATTATTTTTTCCCTTCCACGAAATAC
Protein-coding regions in this window:
- the LOC131234473 gene encoding uncharacterized WD repeat-containing protein C17D11.16-like; the protein is MIAAVCWVPKGASKVVPVVAEPPSKEEIEEILKRGVLERSGHSKDEQDEEMDVDAAVQTNAIGQALAAADALGKNSGNNFQDITDGLRELDMDNYDEEDAGIELFSSGLGDTFYPSNDMDPYLKDKDDDDEEEIEDMTIKPSDAVIVCARNEDDVSHLEVWILEESEDGDSNMYVHHDIILPAFPLCTSWLDCNLKSGDKGNFIAVGSMELAIEIWDLNLIDEVQPFMVLGGISKKKKSKKTLVKYKKDSHQDSVLGLAWNKEIRNVLASASADKSVKVWDVVTGKCPLTMEHHIDKVQAVAWNRNVPEVLLSGSFDHSVVMMDMRAPSQAGTKWEVAADVESLEWDPHNEHSFVVSLEDGTVQGFDIRAAASNSSSLSKPSFTLHAHDKAVCTISYNPSAANLLATGSTDKMVKLWDISNNQPSCVASKDPKAGAVFSVSFSEDNPFLLAIGGSKGRLEVWDTLSDPGVVRRFGSSSNRRTDPMPAA